A region of the Mytilus galloprovincialis chromosome 1, xbMytGall1.hap1.1, whole genome shotgun sequence genome:
ttggaaatttaccagacatgactatgatgtcattttctatttttatttgccaataactttatgtaaataacttcattggaaatttgccaatataaaatgttgctgatgaagctttttttccttatcttatctaaaatgtttttagataatgtatgttggacatttgccagacatgactatgatgtcattttctatttttatttgccaataactttatgtaaataacttcattggaaatttgtcaatataaaatgttgctgatgaagttttttttaattgttttatacaataaacaatgtatattcacttttactaccaaccaatctttaccattcagtgataacaagcactttattttacattttaatatcttatgatgtatttaaaagagtagttattgttgcaaactccattagaaatttgaattgatatcagttttggaaaaagggaaacggggatgtgaaaaaaaggggggggggggttaaatttttctcatttcagatttcataaataaaaagaaaatttcttcaaacatttttttgagaggattaatattcaacagcatagtgaattgctcaaaggcaaaaaaaaaacttttaagttcattagaccacattcattctgtgtcagaaacctatgctgtgtcaactatttaattttagatttaaaaagtttgaagaaatctttaattgatttgtaaaattttgacatttgttttgtgtaaaaaaaacccatataatgtcaaaaatttgatcacaatccaaattcagagctgtatcacgcttgaatgttttgtccatacttgccccaactgttcagggttcgacctctgcggtcgtataaagctgcgccctgcggagcacctggtttccaggttaaaataaaaaaacctatTACAGTATTTCCGTTCCTGAACAACTAAActactttttttcatattctaaAAGGATACCACTACATACTGTGTCCAAAATTGCAGAAATATTTCTTTTAGTAATATCTTCATGTCCCTTTTGTCTATTTTTGTGCTGAGGTGGCATAAAACATAAGCCAATAAATCAATCTTTTTGTTGATTAATTATGAACATTAAACTGGTTATGGGTACCTGTTAGATTTGAAATGTAATTCCAAATTGTTGGGTTACTTCATTTATTATTActgaagttatttattttatttgtaatacttGTAGATACGATTTTTTGGTATTTGCGCATACATGTAACGTTGCGCTCTTATGAATTGTTATATTTCccgtttttaaagttttatgacgTTTAGCCTTTTACGTACGTTACGTTGTCTAGTTTTTATTCATTGCAAGTTATTTGATATTCGGAGACACATCATTATTTTTATAGAGAGATCATAATCAGTAAGAgataatttatgtacatttttaagaacaatatttatttaaagaagaaatattaagaattgtaaaagtatttataatttaatatttatttcaattaactttttaatttaacaaGTTATTCATGAAGCGTGAAAGAAAGTGTTTTCTATTGTTTGATTAGTATTATGCCTTTAGTGTTTTAAGTTACGTTTTAACTtatgtgtatttgtattttattgtagaGAATCGGTTGATATGATATATAGTATAAGAAgccaaaattaaatgtattttgaagaataaaagaTATATAGACCGCATACTCGAATTATCGCCTTATTTGATGCCTGATTGATGTGATCCGTTACAGTACCAATGACTACAAAATTCTTCCTTTCAAAATCCTACTAAAATACCGGTACATTGTGCCAGTGATTTTTACCTGTATAGTTTTATAAACTGTTCCTGCTCTTCTGTCGTAGATTGCTATGGTTTTATCTTCACTTCCTGTTACAACATAATTCTCGTCTGCAGCCAAACATAACACTGGTCCACGGTGATACTTTCTTTTTTTCATGGTATTTTCTCTTGGATCGATAGAATATACTAGCTGATCAAATCCACAACCAAAAATCATGTTATCCTCCATATGTAATCCTAGGATAGCTGATCGACACCTGAAACAAAACCCAAAATTATGTTATCCTCCATATGTAATCCTAGGATAGCTGATCGACAcctaaaacgaaataaaaaaacatgtaatcTTCTATATGTTATCCTAGAATAGCTGATCTACACctagaatgaaataaaaaaactatgtttgcttctgttttattattatcataaaaGTATGTTATAACACTGATGGCAgatgcattaaaaatttaatgtaaaaatgtttattctATAAGCTGTAATTCTTCTGAATAAAGTATTCTAGGATAGCTGATCAACACCTGAAACTAATCCAATAAACCTGTTATTCTCTAAATTTTATCCTCTGATAGCTGATTGACACCtggaaagaaataaaaaaacaacattttagcCTCcgtatatatagacaataatagtgcattgacttgacatatcaacgatataaggatgaggcttagaaacggggaaatgcgaggctgtgccgagctatttcccTGTTTcaggccgaatccttatatcgttgatatgtcaagtcaatgcactattattgtctttatactgcaatcgaaaacaacattttcaatgGTTGTTTAATGCCTTacggttatttatttgatttaaatattggggaaaatcccctttaaaaaggcccCATATCATGCttgcggagaaatatacaacacaatgaaatgtacatattTACCGGTTGAAACTcacactcgatggtgaacgaaatcgtttgagtatggactaaaatatcaaccataagcatgaaacataatgatttataggttgcaaacaaaaaatatgaacaaatgaaatatgttttttcaaataattgcaaaagaaacaagatTGAGTCGATCCACAcatcgttgtatgcattggaaacaagaacaggttgaagaggtcgtatgaataattaaatattatttcggcattttctatttaaatattcatgaggaaaagtgatatcaggtcagtgactgtatatgacatagaaatatacagtcaaggcattttgactgctcaaatagaacgagtgcagtataaatagtCCTAAGATAGCTGGTTGACACCTGAAACGAAACCAAAAACCATGTATTCTATATGTGTTATTCTAGGATAGCTAGATGAAACCtggaatgaaaaaaaattaaaaaatgcatgTTATCCTCTATATGTTATCCAGCTTTTTCTTCAATAGCTGATTGGCACCaagaatgaaacaaaaaataatacttaTCTCTATACATAATGCTAGGAAAGTTGATTGTTTCTAGATATCAGTAAAaactaataaatatataatttccaGCTATGTTTTTTTATCCttgtatattgattttttttctcaaatgaagCAGATTTGTGaaatagttatttaagtatatTACAGTTCAcaagatgtatttttttcaataagtaAATGCAAGAACTATTATTGAGAAATATGTAAACTTTTCCTTCAAATATTTCAAGAGAATAGTTTTAAAAACATGAGCCATAAATGACaatatgttttatgaatataagtcctttttttcattttttgtaaaccATTTCATACTTGAATGATTGTGTTTCTACAACACCTGCCTCCAAGTCCCACATCTTAATGTATCTATCCCATGATCCTGTGCACAGGGTTTTGTCATTAGACGTCAGGGACCAAATCCAACCCTAAATAAAAAGACATAATGTAAGTAAAATGGAAATTAAATGCACAAACTATGAATATCACCAGTTTTCCAGAAAATATCCTCAATAATAGTTTACTGATCTAAGGGCAAATGTGAGAAATTTCAAACACTTTTATATAACAGTATAACACGAACGGAAAATTACTTGCTCTTAATCATACTTTTACTAAGCATTGCTAAagatgcttttaaaaaaaaaatagtttgagaAAGAATATTAAAAAACACTGTTTGATATAAACATAAAGCCATATTGTTAGATATTATTGTATTTCAATTCTGGAATATGGATATTAATGTTTTGAGAATCCGAGAAATGCTATGAAACAAGTTCtacatacaatatacaatattatATTGTCATACATGTAAAActtttctgtatatatttttttataatactaaCGACTCATTATTAACCATATTAATTATGTCTCTGTTTACCTTATGTGCTTTGTCACTGGCATACACATTCATATCTTTTTGTTTAGAAGTGGTAGGGTCATACTTAGACAGATCTAATAAAGTTAAATATCGATCTCTAGATCCTGATGCTAGAAATCGGccattctgaaaaagaatgaaacGACTACAAAATGTATCAACAAAATATAAATCTACTGAATGTATATTaccaggcctcgacaataacgcttgtccgattgtccggtaccagagggaaaaaaggttggacaagtaaaagctgtattaagcttgtccgtcgggacaagttcaattattttgcaaaaaataagttttaattatccaactttgatgaacattttttcacaaaaatattttttttatttaccataaaattaacaaaatcatatttgatcataagtagaaaaaaacattacttgcaatatagtgacctatagttgtaaatttctgtgtcatttggtctcttgctgagagttgtctcattggcaatcagaccttatcttctttttattgattgtatTTGAATACACTTTTTTCAACTTAGAAAAATATAGGATACAAATGTCAAATGagtgtacaggcctatcagatggtgcctgatgagactagcattgatgagaactagaacctaagtcctgtgacatgaccagacatgactagattcagttgtacttgactcatatttttgaaaattatttcaaaagaaaaacatcaaattctgttctattgtttcaattcgttttgttcctttaatcaactaaagatgtaaaaagattattttatataaaaaaaaaataggacaagtaacaatttcattcggacaagtaagttttggtatgtacttgtcctactggacaagttgaaaaaaaaagttattgtagaggcctgattACTTTAttgttccaaaaaaaaataactagaGAGGAAATGAATTAGCTACATGTAGGTGCAAATGTGTCTACAAAACCTTTCATAAAATTAAAGGcacaaatataattattttaaatagacTGATATTCAGGACTGTATAGAAATTGATGATTGGTCatgtattgaatttttcaacaacTATAGAAAAAGAATCAACATTAGATTTAGTGTTTATTTAGGAATCAAAGTTGTTAATACAGGCGTACTCAactacatttcaatattttctgtACTTGACAAAGAAATCAGTATAAACATAGTACTTAAATAATATTTGCAAAGTATGCTTTTCTGTTATAAAGGCAATCTATTACAGTGTATGCTATTCAGAATAACTGTAAGCAAAAACTTTTCATGTTGCTATGgtttttgttatctattttttATGTGGACTCAAGTTCAGAGCCTTGTTAATGGTTGTCATTATATAAAAGTGTTCTAGACTATTTGCAAATTGAGATTAGATCTCTGGACTTACTGTCGAACATCATTTTAtagcatgtagttcagtggttgtcattggatGGTTtctacttttaattgttttacatttattgttGCTGTATAATCATTTTTTAGGTAATTTTTCTCTATGGTTTTGTCTATAACTTTGAGCACATCATTTTACTTAATTTTCCCCCCCTATTTCtatctattctttatttttcttggCCCATAATTTTCAATTCTGTAATTCCCATccactttcatttttaagttttaaatgtatCCTCTTACTTCCATCAAATGAACTGAATCCACTGGAGCAAATATAGTATCTTTATACACAATTGATTCTGTTTGGTTCTTTGGATCTGACCATACTCGACAACACTTCTCTCTTTGTATACAAGCTTCTTGCCAATCAAAATCTTCATCTGAaagaatataaatgtttaaagGTTAGACAGGTATGACCTTTTAGTTGaattaatatatttgattaaacaaaaaatatctatataaagCCAATGATCATCTTAAATTGACTTTTCCCTAATTATTTTCAGTTGGAAGAATTGCAAATTTAAGGAACAAACTTCATCTTACAAGAAATAAGATGTCTATACTTGTATGGGATTTATTCTTATCtatttatatacatgtgtatCTATATCTCAATAATATTTACTGTGTTTTTCCTGATCACCcttttttcaaattaatacaatacaatatttttacaatacaatatttttattttacaaattaaagggcccattaagagcataacattaattacaacatgacataaacattacagagtgattaaagaaacataaaataataattgaaattcaaatgcatgaagaaaggatcagtggtcaaggggagataattttgatatattttagagtatctaactaattttctgattttcttagttgcagacctttatccaggtatgcacataaaatagatagaaatctgctatcttcattaatcatgatctatgaaaaaagatcatttatatttaaactatctaaactggggtatttttttatacaatcagtgatatctcttctgaggttattgtaaatagggcattccagaagaaagtgcatttcattttcaatacaatttgtattacaatataaacatatcctctcatgtcgaggtaatatttcatatttaccacatacattggtaattcgttcatgtctgccagtttctattcttaaacagtgattgctaagtctgtattttgttaataaatgtttttgtgggtgctttaaatctaaataattttcatagtcaaatgactttttgaatgaaaaataagtgtccaatttgccttgattctgtaaataaaaatctcgcattttctcccaatcattttgaaaatttaatttgagctttttttcaataagtttttaaatttattttttcctagatttttacatatatttaggtcaatacctaatttttcactgtagaaaatgatattagagagcCATGAATTATTGGAACTGGTTTGACCTttactttctatcatttttaactcagcatataagcatttttcaataaatcagatggagaattctctagtctatgccaatacataaacatatgtgttagcaaatttatataaagaggatatctacccaattcaGACAGGACTGCTACATTTGTGCACATCTTTGTAACACCAATAAtatacttacaaaattttaaatttagcttctcaaactcccaatctttaaatatgtcataaagGGACAAATTTTTCCTTTTAGAAGTAATGTTAATAACACCCCAATTTTCACAACCATAAGTTACAATTGGCTGTATACAGtgatcaaataaatgcaaaagagtTTTAATAGGAGGATTAGAtgatttcaaatctttataaagtttaaaactggCTTTTTGACCTTTTTGGAATAATTGTTTCCTGGCTTCATTAAAGTTTCCAGTATTTTGGTTCACTATGCcaagatatttgtattgtttaacacattcaatagaattatttcctacattgaaattttcaattaatacATGATATAAAGAAATTTTATCCTAATTTTGAGTAATTTTTTGCAATTAGATTGTGCtaatattgtcctaataaatatCAGTGTAATTTTTCATTTAGTCAattagaattatctcccttataccattgacttaatacaaaaaaagttcttatttttttcattttttcacagtTTGAGATTAAGGTTCCtgaatatatttggttgatattgtcctaatgattaatattttatatactagttgaatagaatttaaaaaataaataaatatatatataaatggtgTGATAACAAAATCTGGATAAATTTGTTACACAGTGGGCTATTGTCTTAATATGAAATTTATAAGGTCAATTCCTTCATGCACCCAAAGTGAATTTTATTGACCTGATTAATTTCcatattaggacaattgcacccTATGTTACTTATAACCTATATTATATCTATCATACCTGAAACAGGTGGATATGGTTTGGGCCACCTTTTCCTAATTCTGGTTATCCAATATGAATCACCTTCAAATAAGTCTTTGAATAACTGACACACTTTGCTGAACGTGTGAATAACAAAACCAGCTTCCAAGAAATTGCATATATGTATCAATAATTCAAGAGGTAATTTGTCTAAAGTTAAAGAGTCAATTGAAAGCTGTGACAATTCAGATATTGGGTCATAATTTCCTCCTTGGTCGTCATAGTCTGATGCAGGAAATTGGTGGTTgagatttttgtcaaaatttgagTAAAGTATACTGTCTGTGATGTTGTCTGGATCtttttgtttgatattgtttTCAGTCTTATTCTGTTCCATAGTAGCTGTTCTAAAAGTAAAAATCAATGTGAGTTGAAGAAatgaattcatttaaaatatacaaccaaatcaaatca
Encoded here:
- the LOC143080781 gene encoding F-box/WD repeat-containing protein 9-like, which gives rise to MEQNKTENNIKQKDPDNITDSILYSNFDKNLNHQFPASDYDDQGGNYDPISELSQLSIDSLTLDKLPLELLIHICNFLEAGFVIHTFSKVCQLFKDLFEGDSYWITRIRKRWPKPYPPVSDEDFDWQEACIQREKCCRVWSDPKNQTESIVYKDTIFAPVDSVHLMENGRFLASGSRDRYLTLLDLSKYDPTTSKQKDMNVYASDKAHKGWIWSLTSNDKTLCTGSWDRYIKMWDLEAGVVETQSFKCRSAILGLHMEDNMIFGCGFDQLVYSIDPRENTMKKRKYHRGPVLCLAADENYVVTGSEDKTIAIYDRRAGTVYKTIQLESYPMSLNLGNRQLWVGDKTGGIHVYNTTCGQFKHIESCDVGHTGKVTGIIYTPGALFTCCTDTTIKVLEPSLNPGTINTLTSHEGEVARISYQNGVLASAGSDVSVRIWRPKDTWY